The following are from one region of the Geoalkalibacter subterraneus genome:
- a CDS encoding ABC transporter permease, with protein MTGRAPVAKGEASFLRDVFWPRFRRNRMALTGTGIVLFMFALAAIAPLWHDPAAIEVVRQLEPPSLAHPLGTDDLGRDVLARILYGARISLLVGFVAVGLATLIGVFLGALSGYYGRWVDSLIMRFVDIMLCFPTFFLILAVIAFLEPSIWNIMIIIGLTSWMGVARLVRAEFLSLRERDFVVAAKALGASDGRIIFRHILPNALSPVLVSATLGVAGAILTESALSFLGIGVQPPTPSWGNMLITGKQTLGTAWWLSVFPGMAILLTVLGYNLLGEGIRDALDPRLKQ; from the coding sequence ATGACCGGCCGCGCACCTGTTGCCAAGGGGGAAGCCTCATTTCTGCGCGATGTCTTCTGGCCGCGTTTCAGGCGCAATCGCATGGCGCTGACGGGCACCGGCATTGTGCTGTTCATGTTCGCGCTGGCGGCGATTGCCCCGTTGTGGCACGACCCTGCCGCCATCGAGGTGGTGCGCCAGTTGGAACCGCCGAGCCTCGCTCATCCTCTGGGAACCGATGACCTGGGGCGTGATGTTCTGGCGCGCATTCTTTATGGCGCACGGATTTCACTGCTGGTGGGATTCGTCGCAGTCGGGCTGGCCACATTGATCGGGGTGTTTCTCGGCGCTCTGTCCGGGTATTACGGGCGGTGGGTGGACAGCCTCATCATGCGGTTTGTTGATATCATGCTGTGTTTCCCGACGTTTTTTCTTATCCTGGCGGTGATCGCTTTTCTCGAACCCTCCATCTGGAACATCATGATCATTATCGGCCTCACCAGCTGGATGGGTGTGGCGCGGCTGGTACGGGCTGAATTTCTCTCCCTGCGGGAGCGTGATTTCGTGGTTGCCGCCAAGGCACTCGGCGCATCGGATGGACGCATTATCTTTCGTCATATCCTGCCCAATGCCCTCTCGCCGGTGCTGGTTTCGGCGACTCTGGGCGTGGCCGGTGCGATTCTGACCGAGAGCGCCCTGTCGTTTCTCGGCATCGGTGTACAGCCTCCAACCCCATCCTGGGGCAACATGCTGATTACCGGCAAGCAAACTCTTGGAACGGCGTGGTGGCTTTCTGTTTTCCCCGGAATGGCCATCCTGTTGACTGTTCTCGGATACAACCTGTTGGGCGAGGGGATCCGCGATGCCCTCGATCCACGCCTGAAACAATGA